One Magnetospirillum sp. 15-1 genomic window, ACCGGCCAGGGCGGCGACGCCGCCGGGATAGGCATAGCAGAGGCCCCTGGCCTCGAGAATCATCCCAGCCACAGGCTCACCCCCGCCAGCAGGGCGTGACCGCCCAGAATCAGCGCCAGGGCCGGTCCCGAGGCCGGGCGCGCGGTGGAAATCATGGGCAGCGAGCCGTCGAAGCCCCGTGCCGCCAGTCCCGTCTCCAGACGCCTTGCCCGTTCCATGGCGCGCGGCAGCAACTGGGCGATCAGCAGGCCGAGGGAGCGCACCTGCCGCCGCGGCCCGAACCAGCCGAGACGCGCCTCCTGGGCGGTGCGGATGGCCGTCGCCTGGTCCAGCAGCAGGAACAGGAAATGCCAGGTGAGCAGCATGATCTCGGCGATCTCGGCCGGCAGGCCGATACGGCGCAGGCCGCGCACCAGATCGGGAGCCGGGGTGGTGGCGGCCAGCAGCAGCAGGGCCGAGGCGGCGGAAGCGGCGCGCAGTACCACCAGGGCGGCGCGGCGGCCCTGGTCGGCGGCCAGATGCAGGCCGTGTGAATCCACCTCCACGGCCAAGGTGGCGGCACCGGTCAGCACGAAGCCCAGCGGCAGGGCGTTGAGACGCAGCCAGTCGCCGGCGGGCAGCCGCGCCCCGCCCAGGGCCAGGCCCCAGACGGCGCCCAGCACCAGCGCCCCGCCCGGCCAGGGCGGCAGGATCAGGGCCAGGACCAGCAGGCCGAGGGCGAGCGCCGCCTTTTCCGACGGCGCCCGCTTTCGCCACGGCCCCGCCTGGGACAGGCGGTCAATGGCGAGACTCATTTGCTGGAACGACCGTGCCGCCGTCCGAT contains:
- the cbiQ gene encoding cobalt ECF transporter T component CbiQ, whose translation is MSLAIDRLSQAGPWRKRAPSEKAALALGLLVLALILPPWPGGALVLGAVWGLALGGARLPAGDWLRLNALPLGFVLTGAATLAVEVDSHGLHLAADQGRRAALVVLRAASAASALLLLAATTPAPDLVRGLRRIGLPAEIAEIMLLTWHFLFLLLDQATAIRTAQEARLGWFGPRRQVRSLGLLIAQLLPRAMERARRLETGLAARGFDGSLPMISTARPASGPALALILGGHALLAGVSLWLG